Proteins encoded within one genomic window of uncultured Draconibacterium sp.:
- a CDS encoding thiamine-binding protein produces MSWKTNKINVAIQVLPEGDGKEKYELVDKAIEAIQKSGYRYQVCPFETVVECGFNELPALLESIHAACGAAGTQRMITNMKLQVNFENDVAIEDKMEKYS; encoded by the coding sequence ATGAGTTGGAAGACGAATAAGATAAATGTGGCCATTCAGGTACTGCCTGAAGGCGATGGAAAAGAAAAATACGAATTGGTTGACAAAGCGATTGAAGCCATTCAGAAATCGGGTTATCGTTACCAGGTGTGTCCGTTTGAAACAGTGGTGGAGTGTGGTTTTAACGAATTACCCGCATTGCTGGAAAGTATTCATGCAGCTTGTGGTGCAGCCGGAACACAGCGAATGATCACCAATATGAAACTGCAGGTGAACTTTGAAAACGATGTGGCCATTGAAGATAAAATGGAAAAATACTCATAA